One window of the Tissierella sp. genome contains the following:
- the rbfA gene encoding 30S ribosome-binding factor RbfA: MNNKRLNRISEEVKRVVSELIYNGLKDPRVNSMTTVTNVEVTRDLRFANIYISVFGNKEDKDNTIIGLESAKGFIRKEIGSRIDLRYAPEPIFYLDESIEQGIYMTKLIENLNQNNSDQKEERND, encoded by the coding sequence ATGAATAATAAAAGACTGAATCGAATTTCTGAAGAAGTAAAAAGGGTAGTTTCAGAATTGATATATAATGGTCTTAAGGATCCAAGAGTTAATTCTATGACTACAGTCACAAACGTTGAAGTAACAAGAGATTTAAGATTTGCAAATATTTATATTTCTGTTTTTGGAAATAAAGAAGATAAGGATAATACTATTATAGGTTTAGAAAGTGCCAAGGGATTTATTAGAAAGGAAATAGGCAGTAGGATTGACTTAAGATATGCTCCGGAACCAATTTTTTATCTAGATGAATCTATAGAACAAGGGATTTACATGACAAAATTAATTGAAAACTTAAATCAAAATAATAGTGACCAAAAGGAAGAAAGAAATGACTAA